A genome region from Haloarcula ordinaria includes the following:
- a CDS encoding ABC transporter permease — MLQTILSVINQTVDRRSLERRYSRIKKISREMLANPLTAIGLVIVATFILVGLLAPVIRPPVSDQVYQMPRVWGTQLAPPLTPGHLLGTTRTGGDILYGIVWGSRLSIAISLGVVTISVFIGVLFGTVAGFVGGNVDEILMRVVDGMIAIPAIVLALALVVALGPSYLNIGIALSVMLWGTYARIIRGEVIHVKNEEYVDAARVTGVKEHTLVLKEVLPNAIQPIFIQATLEMGSVVIIASGLAFIGLAEPGLAEWGRLTAQGQQDLLRGAWWPSLVPGMAIFLWAFAWNMIGDGLRDVLDPERHD; from the coding sequence ATGTTGCAAACGATACTCTCCGTCATCAACCAGACGGTCGATCGAAGGTCGCTCGAACGGCGGTACAGCCGAATCAAGAAGATCTCGCGCGAGATGCTCGCGAACCCGCTCACTGCGATCGGGCTCGTGATCGTCGCCACGTTCATCTTGGTCGGCCTGCTGGCGCCGGTCATCCGACCGCCGGTCAGCGACCAGGTCTACCAGATGCCACGCGTCTGGGGCACCCAGCTGGCGCCGCCGCTGACGCCAGGCCACCTGCTTGGAACGACCCGGACCGGTGGGGACATCCTCTATGGCATCGTCTGGGGCTCGCGCCTCTCGATCGCCATCTCGCTCGGCGTCGTCACCATCTCGGTCTTCATCGGCGTCCTCTTCGGGACGGTCGCCGGCTTCGTCGGCGGGAACGTCGACGAGATTCTCATGCGAGTCGTCGACGGGATGATCGCGATTCCCGCCATCGTCCTCGCGCTGGCGCTGGTCGTCGCGCTCGGCCCGTCGTACCTCAACATCGGTATCGCACTCTCCGTGATGCTGTGGGGGACCTACGCCCGCATCATCCGTGGTGAGGTCATCCACGTGAAAAACGAGGAGTACGTCGACGCGGCGCGGGTGACTGGCGTCAAGGAGCACACCCTCGTGCTCAAAGAGGTGCTGCCCAACGCCATCCAGCCAATCTTCATCCAGGCGACGCTGGAGATGGGGAGCGTCGTCATCATCGCGTCCGGGCTGGCCTTCATCGGGCTCGCCGAGCCGGGACTCGCGGAGTGGGGCCGTCTGACCGCCCAGGGGCAGCAGGACCTGCTCCGTGGCGCCTGGTGGCCGTCGCTCGTTCCGGGTATGGCGATCTTCCTGTGGGCGTTCGCCTGGAACATGATCGGCGACGGACTCCGTGACGTGCTCGACCCAGAACGGCACGACTGA
- a CDS encoding ABC transporter permease — translation MQGDFGWSPSAGTAVTDAIATFAPATIELAVAGLLIALVVSLTLGTLAGKYQDTWIDHVSRALAVGGLSTPQFWSALIFVWLFFVQLGWFPLGRATQSVFLTIDHPTGMYTVDSILALNLEAFIDAVKHIAMPAMVLGYTNAALIMRHLRGEMVEKKNKDYVTAARARGVNNDTVYKRHVRRNSLIPTLTIAGLSFAFLLRGAILVEIVFNYPGLGTWIAAAATSNDFAALMGFIIITAIAVISVNLIVDILYAYLDPRIELGE, via the coding sequence TTGCAGGGTGACTTCGGCTGGTCACCGAGTGCCGGAACGGCAGTCACCGACGCCATCGCGACGTTCGCCCCGGCGACGATCGAACTCGCCGTCGCGGGCCTGCTCATCGCGCTCGTGGTGAGTCTCACGCTGGGGACTCTCGCCGGGAAGTACCAGGACACGTGGATCGACCACGTCTCCCGGGCGCTCGCGGTCGGTGGACTGTCGACGCCGCAGTTCTGGTCCGCACTCATCTTCGTGTGGCTCTTCTTCGTCCAGCTGGGGTGGTTCCCGCTGGGACGGGCGACGCAGTCAGTCTTCCTGACCATCGACCACCCGACCGGGATGTACACGGTCGACTCTATCCTCGCACTGAATCTCGAGGCATTCATCGACGCGGTCAAGCACATCGCGATGCCGGCGATGGTGCTTGGCTACACGAACGCGGCGCTGATTATGCGTCACCTCCGCGGTGAGATGGTCGAGAAGAAGAACAAGGATTACGTCACGGCTGCCCGCGCACGCGGGGTCAACAACGACACGGTCTACAAGCGCCACGTCCGCCGTAACTCGCTCATCCCGACGCTGACCATCGCCGGTCTCAGTTTCGCGTTCCTGCTGCGGGGCGCAATCCTTGTCGAGATCGTGTTCAACTACCCTGGGTTGGGGACGTGGATTGCTGCTGCGGCGACGTCGAACGACTTCGCCGCGCTGATGGGGTTCATCATCATCACCGCCATCGCCGTCATCTCGGTGAACCTGATCGTCGACATACTGTACGCGTACCTCGACCCGCGAATCGAACTGGGTGAGTAA
- a CDS encoding ABC transporter ATP-binding protein — protein MAQSTDTSTVSDVGASLSSETENEIIMQCTGVKKYYPVTGGVLQRKISEVKAVDNVDIRIRRGEIQGVVGESGCGKSTLARVLVNLNAPTGGNIYFDVPEETADEISDLESTPEGERSQEEKNRLKELRKEYEINTISGKRAKHYRQNTQFVFQNPNSSLNPRKLIRQTVEQPLKVHTDMSAEEREDRIADLLEKVGLGADFLYRYPHQLSGGQKQRVAIARAIATNPDFVVLDEPTSALDVSVQAQILNLLQDLQADLGLTYLFITHDLGVIRHMATDIAVMYLGKIVENASRAELFSDPQHPYTEALISSSPAIEMDREERIRLRGDVPDPQDRPRGCFFHTRCHKAESFCGWSGTDVLSIVQANVTKDPFVEELNDTLEDTEFDGYEASFTFDGSTDIDDARRALAGEDDTLRSFNEIPFEAITDVSVDGRTVTLSFRESETPELIEDQPGRTVACHLYDEEYAAELE, from the coding sequence ATGGCTCAATCTACAGACACATCGACCGTTTCGGATGTCGGCGCATCGCTCAGCAGTGAGACGGAGAACGAGATCATCATGCAGTGTACCGGGGTCAAGAAGTACTACCCGGTCACCGGCGGCGTGCTGCAACGGAAGATCAGTGAGGTGAAAGCCGTCGACAACGTCGACATCCGCATCCGCCGCGGTGAGATACAGGGTGTCGTCGGCGAAAGTGGCTGTGGCAAGTCGACGCTCGCGCGCGTCCTCGTCAATCTCAATGCACCCACTGGTGGGAACATCTACTTCGACGTCCCGGAAGAGACTGCAGACGAAATCTCTGACCTGGAGTCCACGCCAGAAGGGGAGCGCTCGCAGGAGGAGAAAAACCGACTCAAGGAACTCCGAAAGGAGTACGAGATCAACACCATCTCGGGCAAGCGTGCGAAACACTACCGCCAGAACACGCAGTTCGTCTTCCAGAACCCGAACAGCTCGCTCAACCCACGAAAGCTCATCCGACAGACGGTCGAGCAACCGTTGAAGGTCCACACGGACATGTCCGCCGAGGAACGAGAAGACCGCATTGCAGACCTACTCGAAAAAGTCGGGCTGGGTGCGGACTTCCTGTATCGGTACCCCCACCAGCTCTCGGGCGGACAGAAACAGCGTGTCGCCATCGCCCGCGCGATTGCCACGAACCCGGACTTCGTCGTGCTCGACGAGCCGACGAGCGCGCTCGACGTGAGCGTGCAGGCCCAGATCCTGAATCTCCTGCAGGACCTCCAGGCCGACTTGGGATTGACATACTTGTTCATCACCCACGACCTTGGGGTCATCCGTCACATGGCGACCGACATCGCCGTGATGTACCTCGGGAAGATCGTCGAGAACGCCTCACGCGCGGAACTGTTCTCGGACCCGCAGCATCCCTACACCGAGGCGCTCATCTCGTCGAGCCCGGCCATCGAGATGGACAGAGAGGAGCGCATCAGACTCCGTGGTGACGTCCCGGACCCGCAGGACCGGCCGAGGGGGTGTTTCTTCCACACCCGGTGTCACAAGGCCGAATCGTTCTGTGGCTGGAGCGGTACAGACGTGCTCTCGATAGTCCAGGCCAACGTGACCAAGGACCCGTTCGTCGAAGAGCTGAACGACACGCTCGAAGACACGGAGTTCGACGGGTACGAGGCGAGCTTTACATTCGACGGGAGCACCGACATCGACGACGCGCGACGTGCACTCGCGGGTGAGGACGACACGCTACGGTCGTTCAACGAGATTCCCTTCGAAGCAATCACGGACGTCTCTGTCGACGGGCGGACGGTCACGCTCTCGTTCCGTGAGTCCGAGACGCCGGAGCTCATCGAGGACCAGCCGGGCCGCACCGTCGCCTGTCACCTCTACGACGAGGAGTACGCGGCGGAACTAGAGTAA